The following are from one region of the Arachis duranensis cultivar V14167 chromosome 10, aradu.V14167.gnm2.J7QH, whole genome shotgun sequence genome:
- the LOC107471863 gene encoding uncharacterized protein LOC107471863 isoform X1 produces MTEEEVVNVRGGEISDSSDGDRHNIKVKYCNGGAAHENGSVAGDAIAGDGAVVSGNGGGDSGASDLTVVVDDKVEGKALCESDVAVSEASAVAECECEEAVNKKEENDLEEKTEISNGTIPVGWGGQNDEGSAVVLEDNAKEVNETITCDHELGVPNGAKSEIRDGIDEVNGADVNGIHQNGEIHGDEKKESVTVVEVDRTDGNNGSDSELESVAVENCVVNKEVSVTMDVNEFADKDGESKSAEKAQLEAVDSGGGIEEGGGSVLEGTIESTSDAVSDEKAVAQEVTDRESTNVVNGDYQNGSAETEKDEIPIGIDGVPVSVDVKECAGEDAHIGSDVEKSEAETVTDSNNVNKSVAGGDVQNGSAEQELSNGVHVEGESGCKFEKPEEESGEELVDKIEDSSALNNSNISGHGIIVPEANANVMESEAEPSKIAMESDPEPSNLVVEREAEPSNAAVESEPLPSIIAVDPEPSKIAMESDPEPSNLVVEREAEPSSAAVESEPEPSIIAVDPEPSKIAMESDPEPSNLVVEREAEPSNAAVESEPEPSIIAVESDAEPSNVPLQSEPEPSTTLVEHESEPSNTLVENEAEPTKVAAESEAEPMKVAAESEAEPTKVAAESEAEPTEIATESEAEPPMFATESEADSTKIAVESEAEPSNFTVESKAEPSDVAIGSEAEPSKIAVESEAEPSAEGVLCVEREAGNVGDEETKLTEERSNTDAVDVQNMGSEVVKRPFYYLIRIPRYDDDENIKEQIKIAIQQVEEKTRIRDEIRSESQNKKATCKEYNQEFRAAITAERAARDTLKSKRQEMDLVQATMNRLNNAISVGDIDGKIRNMEHMIEHETLPLKEEKQLIRQIKQLKQNREELSSSMAKQDQSQKSLDDKDNIEESSKKLQLLKKEIELLRSNVQKAEAATKAAKKKYEDECNILNEISARFKFADDVRQEAYAKLQTLKKQFHLKSKYFWEYKNASKKGQDLAAEGKKEELQCFCMDQVERMMELWNKNDEFRRDYVRCNTRSTLRRLQTLDGRSLGPDEEPPVIPSFLPERVSKDNSSVSQSTLDQEKKPTPAESVNKKAESAPKAVEQKTENSQTTKAKKAAKATPLEKSVAAIPRWADEPEDIPEESVRTKEEEEQILKAEIARKEEEAAKLKEKRRLEEIEKAKEAMLRKQRNAEKAQQRAALKAQKEAEQKEKEREKRLRKKERRKAAATETAENTEQEPAPISETVTRSTEECVQSEKPVEVTRRSQYTRQSKAKSMPLPLRNRGKRRIQPWMWAVIAVLAVVALFFLGNNSSLRSWLQGSAY; encoded by the exons ATGACGGAGGAGGAGGTGGTGAACGTGCGCGGCGGCGAAATCTCCGATTCCAGCGACGGCGATCGGCACAATATCAAGGTTAAGTACTGCAATGGCGGTGCTGCTCACGAGAACGGTAGTGTCGCTGGCGACGCGATCGCCGGCGACGGGGCCGTCGTCTCCGGGAATGGCGGCGGTGATTCCGGTGCCTCGGATCTCACCGTCGTGGTAGACGACAAGGTGGAAGGAAAGGCTCTTTGTGAGTCTGATGTGGCGGTTTCTGAGGCTTCTGCTGTAGCTGAATGCGAGTGCGAAGAAGCGGTTAATAAGAAGGAGGAGAATGATTTGGAAGAGAAAACGGAAATTAGTAATGGAACAATCCCTGTCGGTTGGGGCGGTCAAAATGACGAGGGATCTGCTGTCGTTTTGGAAGACAATGCGAAGGAGGTTAACGAGACAATAACTTGCGATCATGAATTGGGTGTTCCAAACGGTGCGAAGAGCGAGATTCGCGATGGCATTGATGAAGTCAACGGTGCTGATGTGAATGGAATTCATCAAAACGGTGAGATTCACGGCGACGAGAAAAAGGAATCTGTGACCGTTGTAGAAGTAGATCGTACTGATGGGAACAATGGTAGTGACAGCGAATTGGAAAGTGTGGCTGTTGAAAACTGTGTGGTGAATAAGGAAGTTTCAGTTACTATGGATGTGAATGAGTTTGCTGATAAAGATGGTGAAAGCAAATCAGCAGAGAAGGCGCAGCTGGAGGCTGTTGATTCAGGTGGTGGAATTGAGGAAGGTGGAGGGAGTGTGTTGGAAGGAACAATTGAATCTACCTCTGATGCTGTTTCAGATGAGAAGGCTGTTGCACAGGAAGTAACAGATCGTGAATCCACGAATGTGGTTAACGGAGATTATCAAAATGGTTCTGCAGAAACTGAGAAGGATGAGATTCCTATTGGCATTGATGGAGTGCCTGTTTCTGTAGATGTGAAGGAATGCGCTGGTGAAGATGCTCACATCGGTTCGGATGTGGAGAAGTCTGAGGCTGAAACCGTAACTGATTCAAATAATGTGAATAAGAGTGTTGCTGGAGGTGATGTTCAAAACGGTTCAGCTGAGCAGGAATTGAGCAATGGGGTTCATGTTGAAGGTGAGTCTGGCTGCAAATTTGAGAAGCCTGAGGAGGAATCAGGAGAAGAACTGGTTGACAAAATAGAAGACTCATCGGCCTTGAACAATTCAAATATATCTGGACATGGTATTATTGTGCCTGAGGCGAATGCCAATGTGATGGAAAGTGAAGCTGAACCTTCAAAGATTGCAATGGAGAGTGATCCTGAGCCTTCAAATCTTGTTGTTGAGAGAGAAGCCGAACCTTCAAATGCTGCAGTTGAGAGTGAACCTTTGCCTTCAATCATTGCAGTTGATCCTGAGCCTTCAAAGATTGCAATGGAGAGTGATCCTGAGCCTTCAAATCTTGTTGTTGAGAGAGAAGCCGAACCTTCAAGTGCTGCAGTTGAGAGTGAACCTGAGCCTTCAATCATTGCAGTTGATCCTGAGCCTTCAAAGATTGCAATGGAGAGTGATCCTGAGCCTTCAAATCTTGTTGTTGAGAGAGAAGCCGAACCTTCAAATGCTGCAGTTGAGAGTGAACCTGAGCCTTCAATCATTGCAGTTGAGAGTGATGCTGAACCTTCAAACGTTCCACTGCAGAGTGAACCTGAGCCATCGACCACTTTGGTCGAGCATGAAAGTGAGCCTTCAAACACTCTGGTGGAGAATGAAGCTGAGCCTACGAAGGTTGCTGCTGAGAGTGAAGCTGAGCCTATGAAGGTTGCCGCAGAGAGTGAAGCTGAGCCTACGAAGGTTGCCGCTGAGAGTGAAGCTGAGCCTACTGAGATTGCCACTGAGAGTGAAGCCGAGCCTCCAATGTTTGCCACTGAGAGTGAAGCTGACTCTACAAAGATTGCAGTTGAGAGTGAAGCTGAGCCTTCAAACTTCACAGTTGAGAGTAAAGCTGAGCCTTCAGATGTTGCAATTGGGAGTGAAGCTGAGCCTTCAAAGATTGCCGTGGAGAGTGAAGCTGAACCTTCAGCTGAAGGTGTACTTTGTGTCGAACGCGAAGCTGGCAATGTTGGAGATGAAGAGACAAAACTAACTGAAGAACGATCTAATACTGATGCTGTGGATGTACAAAATATGGGATCAGAGGTAGTGAAAAGGCCATTTTACTATTTGATCAGGATACCAAGATacgatgatgatgaaaatataaaagaacagATAAAGATTGCTATCCAACAAGTAGAAGAGAAGACTAGGATTCGGGATGAAATTCGATCCGAAAGCCAGAATAAAAAG GCCACATGTAAGGAGTACAATCAAGAATTTAGAGCTGCAATAACAGCAGAGAGGGCTGCTCGGGACACACTCAAATCCAAACGCCAAGAAATGGATTTGGTCCAAGCCACAATGAACAGATTAAACAATGCAATTTCTGTTGGGGATATAGATGGCAAG ATAAGAAACATGGAACACATGATTGAGCATGAAACACTCCCTCTAAAAGAGGAAAAGCAATTGATACGTCAGATCAAACAATTGAAGCAGAATCGGGAGGAGCTGTCTTCTAGTATGGCAAAGCAGGATCAATCACAGAAATCTCTAGACGACAAGGACAACATTGAAGAGAGCTCAAAG AAATTACAGCTTTTGAAGAAGGAAATAGAATTGCTTAGAAGTAATGTTCAGAAGGCAGAGGCAGCAACCAAAGCTGCAAAGAAGAAATACGAAGATGAATGCAACATATTGAATGAGATATCAGCTCGGTTTAAGTTTGCTGATGACGTTCGCCAAGAAGCATATGCAAAATTACAGACTTTGAAGAAACAATTCCATTTGAAG AGCAAATACTTTTGGGAATACAAAAATGCTTCGAAGAAAGGGCAGGACCTAGCCGCAGAAGGGAAGAAAGAGGAACTGCAATGCTTCTGTATGGATCAG GTTGAGCGAATGATGGAGCTGTGGAACAAAAATGATGAGTTCAGAAGGGACTATGTACGGTGCAACACCAGGAGTACACTAAGGAGATTGCAAACCCTGGATGGCCGATCACTGGGTCCTGATGAAGAGCCACCAGTAATTCCGAGTTTCTTACCCGAAAGAGTATCCAAAGATAATTCTTCAGTCTCGCAATCAACTCTCGATCAAGAAAAGAAACCAACACCAGCAGAATCTGTTAATAAAAAGGCTGAATCAGCTCCAAAGGCAGTAGAACAAAAAACTGAAAATAGTCAGACAACCAAAGCTAAAAAGGCTGCAAAAGCCACTCCTTTGGAGAAGTCAGTGGCTGCAATTCCTCGATGGGCAGATGAGCCTGAAGATATACCTGAAGAATCAGTGCGAacaaaggaggaagaggagCAGATCTTAAAGGCCGAAATTGCAagaaaggaagaggaagcaGCAAAGTTGAAGGAAAAGCGAAGGCTAGAGGAAATTGAGAAAGCTAAGGAGGCAATGCTTCGGAAACAGCGTAATGCTGAGAAAGCCCAACAAAGGGCTGCCTTAAAGGCACAAAAAGAAGCCGAACAGAAAGAAAAG GAAAGGGAGAAGAGATTaaggaagaaggaaagaagaaaggctGCTGCCACTGAAACAGCAGAAAACACAGAACAAGAACCTGCTCCTATCTCTGAGACTGTAACAAGGAGTACGGAAGAATGTGTTCAGAGTGAAAAACCGGTTGAGGTAACAAGAAGATCACAATATACAAGGCAGAGCAAGGCAAAATCTATGCCGCTCCCTCTTCGCAACAGGGGAAAGAGGCGAATTCAGCCATGGATGTGGGCTGTGATCGCTGTTCTGGCTGTTGTTGCCTTGTTTTTCTTGGGGAATAACAGCTCTTTGAGATCTTGGCTCCAAGGTTCTGCTTATTGA
- the LOC107471863 gene encoding uncharacterized protein LOC107471863 isoform X2, giving the protein MTEEEVVNVRGGEISDSSDGDRHNIKVKYCNGGAAHENGSVAGDAIAGDGAVVSGNGGGDSGASDLTVVVDDKVEGKALCESDVAVSEASAVAECECEEAVNKKEENDLEEKTEISNGTIPVGWGGQNDEGSAVVLEDNAKEVNETITCDHELGVPNGAKSEIRDGIDEVNGADVNGIHQNGEIHGDEKKESVTVVEVDRTDGNNGSDSELESVAVENCVVNKEVSVTMDVNEFADKDGESKSAEKAQLEAVDSGGGIEEGGGSVLEGTIESTSDAVSDEKAVAQEVTDRESTNVVNGDYQNGSAETEKDEIPIGIDGVPVSVDVKECAGEDAHIGSDVEKSEAETVTDSNNVNKSVAGGDVQNGSAEQELSNGVHVEGESGCKFEKPEEESGEELVDKIEDSSALNNSNISGHGIIVPEANANVMESEAEPSKIAMESDPEPSNLVVEREAEPSNAAVESEPLPSIIAVDPEPSKIAMESDPEPSNLVVEREAEPSSAAVESEPEPSIIAVDPEPSKIAMESDPEPSNLVVEREAEPSNAAVESEPEPSIIAVESDAEPSNVPLQSEPEPSTTLVEHESEPSNTLVENEAEPTKVAAESEAEPTKVAAESEAEPTEIATESEAEPPMFATESEADSTKIAVESEAEPSNFTVESKAEPSDVAIGSEAEPSKIAVESEAEPSAEGVLCVEREAGNVGDEETKLTEERSNTDAVDVQNMGSEVVKRPFYYLIRIPRYDDDENIKEQIKIAIQQVEEKTRIRDEIRSESQNKKATCKEYNQEFRAAITAERAARDTLKSKRQEMDLVQATMNRLNNAISVGDIDGKIRNMEHMIEHETLPLKEEKQLIRQIKQLKQNREELSSSMAKQDQSQKSLDDKDNIEESSKKLQLLKKEIELLRSNVQKAEAATKAAKKKYEDECNILNEISARFKFADDVRQEAYAKLQTLKKQFHLKSKYFWEYKNASKKGQDLAAEGKKEELQCFCMDQVERMMELWNKNDEFRRDYVRCNTRSTLRRLQTLDGRSLGPDEEPPVIPSFLPERVSKDNSSVSQSTLDQEKKPTPAESVNKKAESAPKAVEQKTENSQTTKAKKAAKATPLEKSVAAIPRWADEPEDIPEESVRTKEEEEQILKAEIARKEEEAAKLKEKRRLEEIEKAKEAMLRKQRNAEKAQQRAALKAQKEAEQKEKEREKRLRKKERRKAAATETAENTEQEPAPISETVTRSTEECVQSEKPVEVTRRSQYTRQSKAKSMPLPLRNRGKRRIQPWMWAVIAVLAVVALFFLGNNSSLRSWLQGSAY; this is encoded by the exons ATGACGGAGGAGGAGGTGGTGAACGTGCGCGGCGGCGAAATCTCCGATTCCAGCGACGGCGATCGGCACAATATCAAGGTTAAGTACTGCAATGGCGGTGCTGCTCACGAGAACGGTAGTGTCGCTGGCGACGCGATCGCCGGCGACGGGGCCGTCGTCTCCGGGAATGGCGGCGGTGATTCCGGTGCCTCGGATCTCACCGTCGTGGTAGACGACAAGGTGGAAGGAAAGGCTCTTTGTGAGTCTGATGTGGCGGTTTCTGAGGCTTCTGCTGTAGCTGAATGCGAGTGCGAAGAAGCGGTTAATAAGAAGGAGGAGAATGATTTGGAAGAGAAAACGGAAATTAGTAATGGAACAATCCCTGTCGGTTGGGGCGGTCAAAATGACGAGGGATCTGCTGTCGTTTTGGAAGACAATGCGAAGGAGGTTAACGAGACAATAACTTGCGATCATGAATTGGGTGTTCCAAACGGTGCGAAGAGCGAGATTCGCGATGGCATTGATGAAGTCAACGGTGCTGATGTGAATGGAATTCATCAAAACGGTGAGATTCACGGCGACGAGAAAAAGGAATCTGTGACCGTTGTAGAAGTAGATCGTACTGATGGGAACAATGGTAGTGACAGCGAATTGGAAAGTGTGGCTGTTGAAAACTGTGTGGTGAATAAGGAAGTTTCAGTTACTATGGATGTGAATGAGTTTGCTGATAAAGATGGTGAAAGCAAATCAGCAGAGAAGGCGCAGCTGGAGGCTGTTGATTCAGGTGGTGGAATTGAGGAAGGTGGAGGGAGTGTGTTGGAAGGAACAATTGAATCTACCTCTGATGCTGTTTCAGATGAGAAGGCTGTTGCACAGGAAGTAACAGATCGTGAATCCACGAATGTGGTTAACGGAGATTATCAAAATGGTTCTGCAGAAACTGAGAAGGATGAGATTCCTATTGGCATTGATGGAGTGCCTGTTTCTGTAGATGTGAAGGAATGCGCTGGTGAAGATGCTCACATCGGTTCGGATGTGGAGAAGTCTGAGGCTGAAACCGTAACTGATTCAAATAATGTGAATAAGAGTGTTGCTGGAGGTGATGTTCAAAACGGTTCAGCTGAGCAGGAATTGAGCAATGGGGTTCATGTTGAAGGTGAGTCTGGCTGCAAATTTGAGAAGCCTGAGGAGGAATCAGGAGAAGAACTGGTTGACAAAATAGAAGACTCATCGGCCTTGAACAATTCAAATATATCTGGACATGGTATTATTGTGCCTGAGGCGAATGCCAATGTGATGGAAAGTGAAGCTGAACCTTCAAAGATTGCAATGGAGAGTGATCCTGAGCCTTCAAATCTTGTTGTTGAGAGAGAAGCCGAACCTTCAAATGCTGCAGTTGAGAGTGAACCTTTGCCTTCAATCATTGCAGTTGATCCTGAGCCTTCAAAGATTGCAATGGAGAGTGATCCTGAGCCTTCAAATCTTGTTGTTGAGAGAGAAGCCGAACCTTCAAGTGCTGCAGTTGAGAGTGAACCTGAGCCTTCAATCATTGCAGTTGATCCTGAGCCTTCAAAGATTGCAATGGAGAGTGATCCTGAGCCTTCAAATCTTGTTGTTGAGAGAGAAGCCGAACCTTCAAATGCTGCAGTTGAGAGTGAACCTGAGCCTTCAATCATTGCAGTTGAGAGTGATGCTGAACCTTCAAACGTTCCACTGCAGAGTGAACCTGAGCCATCGACCACTTTGGTCGAGCATGAAAGTGAGCCTTCAAACACTCTGGTGGAGAATGAAGCTGAGCCTACGAAG GTTGCCGCAGAGAGTGAAGCTGAGCCTACGAAGGTTGCCGCTGAGAGTGAAGCTGAGCCTACTGAGATTGCCACTGAGAGTGAAGCCGAGCCTCCAATGTTTGCCACTGAGAGTGAAGCTGACTCTACAAAGATTGCAGTTGAGAGTGAAGCTGAGCCTTCAAACTTCACAGTTGAGAGTAAAGCTGAGCCTTCAGATGTTGCAATTGGGAGTGAAGCTGAGCCTTCAAAGATTGCCGTGGAGAGTGAAGCTGAACCTTCAGCTGAAGGTGTACTTTGTGTCGAACGCGAAGCTGGCAATGTTGGAGATGAAGAGACAAAACTAACTGAAGAACGATCTAATACTGATGCTGTGGATGTACAAAATATGGGATCAGAGGTAGTGAAAAGGCCATTTTACTATTTGATCAGGATACCAAGATacgatgatgatgaaaatataaaagaacagATAAAGATTGCTATCCAACAAGTAGAAGAGAAGACTAGGATTCGGGATGAAATTCGATCCGAAAGCCAGAATAAAAAG GCCACATGTAAGGAGTACAATCAAGAATTTAGAGCTGCAATAACAGCAGAGAGGGCTGCTCGGGACACACTCAAATCCAAACGCCAAGAAATGGATTTGGTCCAAGCCACAATGAACAGATTAAACAATGCAATTTCTGTTGGGGATATAGATGGCAAG ATAAGAAACATGGAACACATGATTGAGCATGAAACACTCCCTCTAAAAGAGGAAAAGCAATTGATACGTCAGATCAAACAATTGAAGCAGAATCGGGAGGAGCTGTCTTCTAGTATGGCAAAGCAGGATCAATCACAGAAATCTCTAGACGACAAGGACAACATTGAAGAGAGCTCAAAG AAATTACAGCTTTTGAAGAAGGAAATAGAATTGCTTAGAAGTAATGTTCAGAAGGCAGAGGCAGCAACCAAAGCTGCAAAGAAGAAATACGAAGATGAATGCAACATATTGAATGAGATATCAGCTCGGTTTAAGTTTGCTGATGACGTTCGCCAAGAAGCATATGCAAAATTACAGACTTTGAAGAAACAATTCCATTTGAAG AGCAAATACTTTTGGGAATACAAAAATGCTTCGAAGAAAGGGCAGGACCTAGCCGCAGAAGGGAAGAAAGAGGAACTGCAATGCTTCTGTATGGATCAG GTTGAGCGAATGATGGAGCTGTGGAACAAAAATGATGAGTTCAGAAGGGACTATGTACGGTGCAACACCAGGAGTACACTAAGGAGATTGCAAACCCTGGATGGCCGATCACTGGGTCCTGATGAAGAGCCACCAGTAATTCCGAGTTTCTTACCCGAAAGAGTATCCAAAGATAATTCTTCAGTCTCGCAATCAACTCTCGATCAAGAAAAGAAACCAACACCAGCAGAATCTGTTAATAAAAAGGCTGAATCAGCTCCAAAGGCAGTAGAACAAAAAACTGAAAATAGTCAGACAACCAAAGCTAAAAAGGCTGCAAAAGCCACTCCTTTGGAGAAGTCAGTGGCTGCAATTCCTCGATGGGCAGATGAGCCTGAAGATATACCTGAAGAATCAGTGCGAacaaaggaggaagaggagCAGATCTTAAAGGCCGAAATTGCAagaaaggaagaggaagcaGCAAAGTTGAAGGAAAAGCGAAGGCTAGAGGAAATTGAGAAAGCTAAGGAGGCAATGCTTCGGAAACAGCGTAATGCTGAGAAAGCCCAACAAAGGGCTGCCTTAAAGGCACAAAAAGAAGCCGAACAGAAAGAAAAG GAAAGGGAGAAGAGATTaaggaagaaggaaagaagaaaggctGCTGCCACTGAAACAGCAGAAAACACAGAACAAGAACCTGCTCCTATCTCTGAGACTGTAACAAGGAGTACGGAAGAATGTGTTCAGAGTGAAAAACCGGTTGAGGTAACAAGAAGATCACAATATACAAGGCAGAGCAAGGCAAAATCTATGCCGCTCCCTCTTCGCAACAGGGGAAAGAGGCGAATTCAGCCATGGATGTGGGCTGTGATCGCTGTTCTGGCTGTTGTTGCCTTGTTTTTCTTGGGGAATAACAGCTCTTTGAGATCTTGGCTCCAAGGTTCTGCTTATTGA